A single Longimicrobiales bacterium DNA region contains:
- a CDS encoding sigma-54 dependent transcriptional regulator, producing MPELRVLVVDDEPGMLEVCQEILTELPRTRVVTEQDAGRAAALVAAESWDLLITDLCMPDVDGLCLLKTAREHDADLPVLLLTAYPTVETAVESMKLGAADYLTKPFLPADLLLTARRLLEARRLREENRLLHRQVERGYAFGQMIGHSRAMHAVFDTVEQVAATAVDVVISGETGTGKELVARSIHQRSPRAQARFVPVDCGAIPEDLLESELFGHERGAFTGAHTKSLGLLEFAHGGTFFMDEVAQLSLKLQAKLLRALQERRIRRVGGRHEIDVDVRVLAATSVDLQTEVNAQRFRMDLFYRINVAQINLPPLRERAEDVPLLAAHFAERYASEMGREGVELDTAAIEVLCGYRWPGNVRELQNVIKRALAMSRSDTISVDDLPESVVANAVNHTGSEKPGFFDMRDQHIAIFEREYLQRLLTSSHGNISHAATEARLPRGTFYRLLNRHGLDPAAYR from the coding sequence ATGCCTGAGCTACGGGTGCTGGTCGTGGATGACGAGCCGGGAATGCTCGAAGTGTGTCAGGAGATTCTGACCGAGCTGCCACGTACGCGCGTCGTGACGGAACAGGATGCCGGCCGCGCGGCGGCCCTGGTCGCCGCCGAGAGCTGGGATCTGCTGATTACCGATCTGTGCATGCCCGACGTCGACGGCCTGTGCCTGCTGAAGACCGCACGAGAGCACGATGCCGACCTGCCCGTCCTCCTGCTCACGGCCTATCCCACGGTCGAGACGGCGGTCGAGAGCATGAAGCTCGGCGCGGCCGACTACCTCACGAAGCCCTTCCTGCCCGCCGACCTGCTGCTGACCGCACGCAGGCTGCTCGAGGCGCGGCGTCTGCGTGAGGAGAACCGCCTGCTCCACAGACAGGTCGAGCGCGGTTACGCCTTCGGCCAGATGATCGGCCACAGCCGCGCAATGCACGCGGTGTTCGACACTGTCGAACAGGTGGCCGCGACGGCCGTCGATGTCGTCATCAGCGGCGAGACGGGTACCGGCAAGGAGCTCGTCGCCCGCTCCATCCACCAGCGCAGCCCCCGCGCGCAGGCGCGCTTCGTCCCGGTCGACTGCGGCGCCATCCCGGAAGACCTGCTCGAGAGCGAGCTGTTCGGCCACGAGCGCGGCGCGTTCACGGGCGCGCACACAAAGAGCCTCGGCCTTCTGGAGTTCGCACACGGCGGGACGTTCTTCATGGATGAGGTCGCGCAGCTCTCGCTCAAGCTGCAGGCCAAGCTGCTGCGTGCACTCCAGGAACGCCGTATTCGCCGCGTCGGCGGCCGTCACGAGATCGACGTCGACGTGCGCGTCCTCGCCGCCACATCCGTCGATCTCCAGACGGAAGTCAATGCGCAGCGCTTTCGCATGGACCTCTTCTACCGCATCAACGTCGCGCAGATCAACCTGCCGCCCCTGCGCGAGCGCGCGGAGGATGTGCCCCTCCTCGCAGCCCACTTCGCTGAACGCTACGCGAGCGAGATGGGGCGTGAAGGCGTGGAGCTCGACACCGCCGCCATCGAGGTGCTGTGCGGATACCGCTGGCCCGGCAACGTTCGCGAGCTGCAGAACGTCATCAAGCGCGCACTCGCCATGAGCCGCTCCGACACCATCTCCGTCGACGATCTGCCGGAAAGCGTCGTCGCCAACGCAGTAAATCACACCGGCAGCGAGAAGCCCGGCTTCTTCGATATGCGCGACCAGCACATTGCCATCTTCGAGCGCGAGTACCTCCAGCGCCTGCTCACGAGTTCCCATGGCAACATCTCGCACGCTGCTACGGAGGCGCGTCTGCCGCGCGGCACGTTCTATCGGCTGCTCAACCGCCACGGACTCGATCCCGCGGCCTACCGCTGA
- a CDS encoding cytochrome c3 family protein — MRTKKGTAFVLLMMAVVVACDDGLVSDDPQPWENLPVGAGDFLGYSSVESKSTTCGNCHKGKQAVWQETAHADAWSTLWESSAKQTMCEACHSVSSRGNLVADAGVGWVGTGNERYHDVQCESCHGPGLTHVLNPDADGTKPLASIAVPEDMTRGCAECHSGSHRPFAEEWSESKHARVVESRSANPSCNGCHEAKAILQGWGVNSTFLEESAPTDHLAVTCAVCHDPHNAEHEGQLRFALNVADEEQNLCMKCHHKRGVPDLSSTSAQARGPHSPEGPLLLGEAGWVPPGMQLSGIVGSHGSDRNERMCATCHVNNHQFTDPLTGSFTARATGHSFQAIPCADAAGIPTGAADCDMAERSFRSCVSCHLSESAARSAMTVAQMRIARLADEVGALIARVPASELSSSNPAYTTAEGARFNMQLAQKKGSIIHNPFLVEALLLASIRQLEVDYQVTPSAGLVLDAQLTSH, encoded by the coding sequence ATGAGAACCAAGAAGGGTACCGCGTTCGTCCTGCTCATGATGGCAGTGGTGGTCGCGTGTGATGACGGTCTCGTTTCCGACGATCCGCAACCGTGGGAGAATCTGCCCGTGGGCGCCGGTGACTTCCTCGGATACTCGTCCGTGGAAAGCAAGTCGACGACATGCGGCAACTGCCACAAGGGGAAGCAGGCGGTCTGGCAGGAGACGGCGCATGCGGATGCGTGGTCGACGCTGTGGGAAAGCAGTGCGAAGCAGACCATGTGCGAGGCGTGTCACAGCGTTTCTTCGCGGGGCAATCTGGTAGCCGATGCGGGCGTGGGATGGGTCGGCACGGGCAACGAGCGCTACCACGATGTACAGTGCGAGTCGTGTCACGGCCCGGGTCTGACGCATGTGCTGAATCCGGACGCGGATGGCACGAAGCCGCTCGCGTCGATAGCGGTGCCGGAGGATATGACGCGTGGCTGTGCGGAGTGTCATTCCGGGTCACACCGCCCGTTCGCCGAGGAGTGGAGCGAGTCGAAGCACGCGCGTGTGGTCGAATCGCGGTCTGCGAATCCGAGCTGCAACGGGTGCCACGAGGCCAAGGCGATTCTGCAGGGGTGGGGCGTGAATTCGACGTTCCTGGAGGAGTCCGCACCGACCGACCATCTGGCGGTGACATGCGCGGTGTGCCACGACCCGCACAATGCCGAGCACGAAGGGCAGCTGCGCTTCGCACTGAATGTCGCGGACGAGGAACAGAACCTGTGCATGAAGTGCCACCACAAGCGTGGCGTGCCCGATCTGTCCTCCACTTCGGCGCAGGCGCGCGGTCCGCACTCCCCGGAGGGGCCGCTGCTGCTCGGAGAAGCAGGCTGGGTGCCGCCCGGAATGCAGTTGTCGGGAATCGTGGGCAGCCACGGCAGTGATCGCAACGAGCGGATGTGCGCGACGTGTCACGTGAACAATCACCAGTTCACGGATCCGCTAACCGGCAGCTTCACCGCGCGTGCGACGGGGCACAGCTTTCAGGCCATTCCCTGCGCCGATGCAGCCGGCATTCCAACCGGCGCGGCGGACTGCGATATGGCAGAGCGCTCGTTCCGCAGCTGCGTGAGCTGCCATCTGTCGGAGTCGGCGGCACGCAGCGCCATGACGGTCGCTCAGATGCGGATCGCGCGACTGGCTGATGAAGTCGGCGCACTCATCGCCCGGGTACCGGCGTCCGAGCTCAGCTCGAGCAATCCGGCCTACACGACCGCGGAAGGCGCGCGCTTCAACATGCAGCTCGCGCAGAAGAAGGGTTCGATCATTCACAATCCATTCCTCGTCGAGGCCCTGCTGCTGGCGAGCATTCGCCAGCTGGAGGTCGATTATCAGGTCACTCCGTCCGCGGGCCTCGTGCTGGATGCCCAGTTGACGTCGCACTGA
- a CDS encoding molybdopterin-dependent oxidoreductase translates to MSTVDRRTFLMEIALASAAAAGATAGRGAFQTAGAAVAGTGPGPVVWNKAPCPFCSVGCGLLVGVRDGRAIAVKGDTDSPVSRGLACVKGYHAAQALYGPDRLLRARIRRNGTLVDVPMQEALDLVATRLRDTIARHGSDSVGVYGSAQWSVPDRYVAAKLFRGVLGTSLIDSDTGLETASGAAGLIGSFGMDGAAGCYDDIEFADVIVLWNHNIAEADPVLFSRILERRRTNPAVRIIDMTTRMSRTSYAADRTLVYTPRTEIALANAICHEIVSRGWSNEGFIKRHVAFRRGEEDIGYGMGDDPLVSETAVGTDHTAYVRFLAGYSPDRVESVSGTAASDIRWLASLYGDRSRRVMSVWGAGINRQARGTWINNTLYNIHLLTGRVATPGNGALCTTGAADACAAVECGGRLTPADGSSIAATDQQRALAARLWGTDEARINGEPAPGILPLFRKLEDGDLRFLWIQGSDPLRSLPNLQRYRAAAARADRFIVVSDAYPTPTADAADVVLPTAFWIEREGITGNSERRVQHFDRMLSPPGDAMDVAWQMIEVARRLGAQRLFPWARGRHVEASWDEYARFHAAVSRRLPPIAELRARPGLVWPFVDGRETRWRYSTGRDPAADARRGEFDFYGHADHRAWIWLRPHQPPAESPNDEYPFWLTTGVVLEHDVTATATRRVPTLHRAMPKACAHLNAQDAARLGIRSGERVRLITRRGRLEIDACIDQRTRPARGSVFVPHFDEALPINFLTLDASCPLSGQPDSACAVRVERITVRSAT, encoded by the coding sequence ATGAGCACCGTGGACAGAAGGACGTTCCTGATGGAAATCGCTCTCGCATCCGCCGCAGCAGCCGGCGCCACGGCAGGGCGCGGTGCGTTCCAGACGGCGGGCGCTGCTGTGGCGGGCACCGGTCCCGGCCCCGTCGTCTGGAACAAGGCCCCCTGTCCCTTCTGCAGTGTCGGCTGCGGCCTGCTGGTGGGGGTGCGTGACGGCCGTGCGATCGCGGTGAAGGGCGACACGGATTCGCCGGTGAGCCGAGGCCTCGCGTGCGTCAAGGGTTACCATGCGGCTCAGGCGCTCTACGGCCCGGACCGCCTCCTCCGGGCACGGATCCGCCGCAACGGCACGCTCGTCGACGTGCCCATGCAGGAGGCGCTCGACCTGGTCGCGACTCGTCTGCGCGACACGATCGCCAGGCATGGCAGTGACAGTGTCGGCGTGTACGGCTCGGCCCAGTGGAGCGTGCCGGATCGCTATGTCGCCGCAAAGCTGTTTCGCGGCGTGCTCGGCACCAGTCTCATCGACAGCGACACGGGTCTCGAGACCGCCAGCGGCGCCGCCGGGCTGATCGGCAGCTTCGGGATGGACGGCGCTGCCGGCTGCTATGACGACATTGAGTTCGCTGACGTGATCGTGCTGTGGAACCACAACATCGCGGAAGCGGATCCGGTGCTCTTCTCGCGCATTCTGGAGCGCCGCCGCACGAATCCGGCCGTCCGCATCATCGATATGACGACGCGCATGTCGCGTACGAGCTATGCCGCCGACCGCACACTCGTCTATACGCCGCGCACCGAGATCGCCCTGGCCAACGCGATCTGCCACGAGATCGTGAGCCGCGGCTGGTCGAACGAAGGATTCATCAAACGTCACGTCGCGTTCCGCAGGGGCGAGGAGGATATCGGCTATGGCATGGGCGATGACCCGCTCGTCAGCGAGACGGCCGTGGGGACCGACCATACGGCGTACGTCCGCTTCCTGGCCGGCTACTCACCGGACCGCGTCGAGTCCGTCAGCGGCACTGCGGCCTCGGACATACGGTGGCTGGCGTCGCTCTACGGCGATCGCTCGCGCCGTGTCATGTCCGTGTGGGGCGCCGGAATAAACCGCCAGGCACGGGGGACCTGGATCAACAACACGCTCTACAACATCCATCTGCTGACCGGCAGGGTCGCGACACCGGGCAACGGCGCGCTCTGTACCACGGGCGCCGCGGACGCGTGCGCTGCAGTCGAATGCGGCGGCCGGCTCACGCCGGCGGACGGGTCGTCAATCGCGGCGACCGACCAGCAGCGCGCCCTCGCAGCCCGGCTCTGGGGCACCGACGAGGCGCGCATCAACGGCGAACCAGCGCCGGGAATCCTGCCGCTGTTCCGCAAGCTGGAGGACGGTGATCTGCGCTTCCTGTGGATCCAGGGCTCCGACCCGCTCCGCAGCCTGCCCAACCTGCAGCGCTACCGCGCGGCGGCGGCACGAGCCGATCGCTTCATCGTCGTCAGCGATGCCTATCCTACACCGACCGCGGACGCTGCCGACGTCGTGCTGCCCACTGCATTCTGGATCGAGCGCGAAGGGATTACCGGCAACTCCGAGCGGCGTGTGCAGCACTTCGACCGCATGCTTTCGCCGCCCGGAGACGCGATGGATGTCGCGTGGCAGATGATCGAGGTGGCACGTCGCCTGGGCGCACAGCGTCTGTTCCCGTGGGCACGGGGGCGCCACGTGGAAGCGAGCTGGGACGAGTACGCACGATTCCACGCAGCCGTCAGCAGACGCCTGCCGCCGATTGCCGAGCTGCGTGCACGCCCCGGCCTCGTGTGGCCGTTCGTCGACGGCCGCGAGACCCGCTGGCGCTACAGTACCGGACGCGACCCCGCCGCCGACGCCCGGCGTGGCGAGTTCGATTTCTACGGACACGCCGATCATCGTGCGTGGATCTGGCTGCGGCCCCATCAGCCGCCTGCAGAGTCGCCGAATGACGAGTATCCGTTCTGGCTGACGACCGGTGTCGTGCTGGAGCACGACGTCACGGCCACGGCCACGCGCCGCGTGCCCACCCTGCACCGTGCCATGCCGAAAGCGTGCGCTCATCTGAACGCGCAGGACGCGGCGCGACTCGGTATCCGGTCCGGCGAACGGGTGCGACTCATCACCCGCCGGGGCCGGCTCGAGATCGACGCATGCATCGATCAGCGCACCCGTCCGGCGCGCGGCAGCGTCTTCGTGCCGCATTTCGACGAAGCGCTGCCGATCAATTTCCTCACACTCGACGCGTCGTGTCCGCTCTCGGGCCAGCCCGACTCCGCGTGCGCTGTCCGTGTCGAGCGGATCACAGTCCGGAGTGCCACGTGA
- a CDS encoding 4Fe-4S dicluster domain-containing protein, whose translation MSTERELRLDDVLREAEAHESILDRPTDRRGALRVLLAGLAAAAQATGACSPVSGATAEEQEAKQLEWREHIKQHYRRMTEDERTATIARLERLAQLKHGTEITMQSTAAQPGVEFGYAFNISKCKGFRSCIEACINENNLDRKSATQYIRIFELEDGVIDLDHGDATFEHDVPAEDHFYLGTQCFQCADPPCVKVCPVGATWQEPDGITVIDYDWCIGCRYCMAACPYWARRFNWREPEVPAGEMNPNQHYLGNRMRKKGVVEKCTFCVHRTRQGRLPACAEACPTGARVFGNLLDPASEIRWVLANKRVFRLKEDLMTEPRFWYFSD comes from the coding sequence ATGAGCACCGAGCGCGAGCTGCGCCTCGATGACGTGCTGCGTGAGGCAGAAGCGCACGAATCGATTCTGGATCGACCGACCGACCGGCGCGGGGCGCTGCGGGTGCTGCTCGCCGGGCTCGCCGCCGCAGCGCAGGCCACGGGCGCGTGCTCGCCCGTAAGCGGCGCGACTGCGGAGGAGCAGGAAGCGAAGCAGCTCGAATGGCGTGAGCACATCAAGCAGCACTACCGCCGGATGACGGAAGACGAACGGACGGCGACGATTGCACGGCTGGAGCGACTCGCACAGCTGAAGCATGGTACGGAGATCACCATGCAGTCCACCGCCGCGCAGCCGGGCGTCGAGTTCGGCTATGCATTCAACATCTCGAAATGCAAGGGCTTCCGCAGCTGCATCGAGGCGTGCATCAACGAGAACAACCTCGATAGGAAGAGCGCCACGCAGTACATCCGCATCTTCGAGCTGGAGGATGGTGTGATCGATCTGGATCACGGCGATGCAACGTTCGAGCACGATGTCCCCGCCGAGGACCATTTCTACCTCGGAACGCAGTGCTTCCAGTGCGCGGATCCGCCGTGCGTAAAGGTGTGCCCGGTCGGTGCGACGTGGCAGGAGCCGGACGGCATCACTGTCATCGACTACGACTGGTGCATCGGCTGCCGCTACTGCATGGCTGCCTGCCCGTACTGGGCCCGCCGATTCAACTGGCGCGAGCCGGAAGTGCCTGCGGGGGAGATGAACCCGAACCAGCACTATCTGGGGAACCGCATGCGCAAGAAGGGCGTGGTCGAGAAGTGCACGTTCTGCGTGCACCGCACACGGCAGGGCCGGCTGCCCGCGTGCGCCGAGGCGTGCCCGACGGGTGCGCGCGTCTTCGGTAACCTGCTCGATCCGGCTTCGGAGATACGATGGGTGCTCGCCAACAAGCGGGTGTTCCGGCTCAAGGAGGACCTGATGACCGAGCCGCGTTTCTGGTACTTCAGCGACTGA
- the nrfD gene encoding NrfD/PsrC family molybdoenzyme membrane anchor subunit, with product MHLTAFARNALHSATTGGRRYHLWMATLTFIILLGGYAYSIQLREGLGVTGMNDHVSWGLYISNFTFLVGLAAAAMMLVLPAYILKDVDFARAVLMAEAVAVAALVMCLLFVVVDVGNPMAAWHLIPGVGLLNWPRSLLAWDVIVLHGYLAINLAIPFYILYSRFAGRTPQKHKYLPWMYVAVIWAVSIHMVTAFLLAGLPARPYWNTALLGPRFLASAFTAGPAFVILLLWLIRRETHYDISDGAFTKLALITTVAAQVNLIMLLSEIFYKFYSPTHHGINARYLFFGIDSHTRLVPWIWTAVGLNVAATVALTIHPLRRSTRWLMLACAVLFISIWIEKGIGLVIPGFVPSPLGEIVEYSPTWIEIAVTAGVWALGLAVLTVLVRVALPIELGHARSPRIERQQHPVIRPMKGHSTAGSRTRVTTARSVRTPEPPVRIR from the coding sequence ATGCACCTGACGGCATTCGCGCGCAACGCATTGCATTCCGCCACCACCGGCGGCCGCCGCTATCACCTGTGGATGGCGACGCTCACCTTCATCATTCTGCTCGGCGGATACGCCTACTCCATCCAGCTGCGCGAGGGCCTAGGCGTCACCGGCATGAACGACCACGTCAGCTGGGGACTCTACATCTCCAACTTCACGTTCCTGGTCGGCCTCGCCGCCGCGGCCATGATGCTCGTCCTGCCCGCCTACATCCTGAAGGACGTCGATTTCGCGCGTGCCGTGCTCATGGCGGAAGCCGTTGCAGTGGCAGCGCTGGTCATGTGCCTGCTGTTCGTCGTCGTCGATGTCGGCAACCCGATGGCAGCGTGGCACCTCATACCCGGCGTCGGCCTCCTCAACTGGCCCCGTTCGCTGCTGGCCTGGGATGTCATCGTGCTGCATGGCTACCTGGCCATCAATCTGGCCATCCCCTTCTACATCCTGTACAGCCGCTTCGCGGGACGCACGCCGCAGAAGCACAAGTACCTGCCATGGATGTACGTTGCCGTCATCTGGGCGGTCAGCATCCACATGGTCACGGCGTTCCTGCTCGCCGGGCTGCCCGCGCGGCCGTATTGGAACACGGCACTGCTCGGACCGCGGTTCCTCGCGTCCGCATTCACCGCGGGCCCCGCATTCGTGATCCTGCTGCTCTGGCTCATTCGCCGTGAGACTCACTACGACATAAGCGATGGCGCATTCACGAAGCTGGCGCTGATCACGACCGTGGCGGCACAGGTGAATCTGATAATGCTGCTGTCTGAGATCTTTTACAAGTTCTACTCACCGACGCATCACGGCATCAATGCGCGCTACCTGTTCTTCGGCATTGACAGCCATACGCGTCTGGTCCCGTGGATCTGGACGGCCGTGGGACTCAATGTCGCCGCCACCGTCGCACTCACCATTCACCCGCTGCGCCGCAGCACGCGCTGGCTGATGCTCGCGTGCGCCGTGCTGTTCATCTCCATCTGGATCGAGAAGGGCATCGGCCTCGTCATCCCCGGATTCGTGCCGTCGCCCCTGGGCGAGATCGTCGAATACTCGCCGACGTGGATCGAGATCGCCGTCACCGCCGGGGTGTGGGCGCTCGGCCTGGCAGTGCTCACCGTGCTCGTTCGTGTTGCGCTCCCCATCGAGCTGGGGCACGCTCGCAGTCCGCGCATCGAGCGGCAGCAACATCCGGTGATCCGGCCCATGAAGGGTCACAGCACAGCCGGAAGCCGCACCCGAGTAACGACGGCGCGCAGCGTTCGCACTCCGGAACCGCCGGTGCGGATCCGTTGA
- a CDS encoding slipin family protein: MNRYSPNDTRYPLAAFVAGFVAAGLLGGSLYIAGVPTPAAAAAGVLFGGLLASSLKYADQWEKAVLLRLGRYRGLRGPGYFVVVPLIERVSYHIDQRIRTTAFGAESCLTRDTVPVNVDAIAFWVVNDPERAALEVQDYDEAVILSAQTALRDAIGKHDLAELIQSRVELGHGLKDALERKMLNWGIQVQSVEIRDVIIPPALEDAMSRQAQAERERQARIILGTAETEIAAKFVEAADAYRDHPLAMNLRAMNMLYESIVKRGSLMVVPSGLADSLNLPRTMGMMGAAGLVPRNDGPLQVELMGPDELTHPHDGAAALVSVAHHEDAAGDGAGAGTDARFRS, translated from the coding sequence ATGAACAGGTATTCGCCAAACGACACCCGCTACCCGCTGGCGGCGTTCGTGGCGGGATTCGTCGCTGCCGGCCTGCTCGGCGGCTCGCTCTACATCGCTGGTGTACCGACACCGGCTGCTGCGGCGGCGGGCGTGCTGTTCGGTGGCCTGCTCGCGTCATCGCTCAAATACGCGGACCAGTGGGAGAAGGCAGTACTGCTGCGACTGGGTCGCTACCGCGGACTGCGCGGCCCGGGCTATTTCGTGGTCGTGCCGCTGATCGAGCGGGTGAGCTACCACATTGATCAGCGAATCCGCACCACTGCCTTCGGCGCCGAGTCGTGCCTCACGCGCGACACGGTCCCTGTCAATGTCGATGCGATTGCGTTCTGGGTCGTCAACGACCCCGAGCGCGCCGCGCTGGAAGTGCAGGACTACGACGAGGCAGTGATCCTTTCAGCCCAGACCGCTCTGCGCGATGCCATAGGCAAGCACGACCTCGCGGAGCTGATCCAGTCGCGTGTCGAGCTGGGGCACGGACTCAAGGACGCACTCGAGCGCAAGATGCTGAACTGGGGCATCCAGGTGCAGTCGGTCGAGATCCGCGACGTCATCATCCCGCCCGCGCTCGAGGACGCGATGTCCCGTCAGGCACAGGCGGAGCGCGAGCGCCAGGCCCGCATCATCCTCGGTACGGCGGAAACGGAGATCGCCGCGAAATTCGTGGAAGCGGCCGACGCCTACCGGGACCACCCGCTCGCAATGAACCTGCGTGCGATGAACATGCTCTACGAGAGCATCGTGAAGCGCGGCTCCCTGATGGTGGTGCCATCCGGCCTGGCCGATTCACTCAACCTGCCGCGGACGATGGGTATGATGGGCGCAGCGGGGCTCGTGCCGCGCAACGACGGTCCGCTCCAGGTCGAACTGATGGGACCGGACGAGCTCACCCATCCGCACGATGGCGCAGCCGCCCTTGTGAGCGTGGCACACCACGAGGACGCGGCCGGTGACGGGGCCGGCGCCGGGACCGATGCCCGCTTTCGATCCTGA
- a CDS encoding ZIP family metal transporter, whose product MNTLAWIVVSGLAMSLIALTGSITLLLRPRTLQRILLPLVAFAAGTLLGGALLHMLPETLARTGPVTPVFMWLIGGFTAFFALEQFLHWHHSHGDGQRREKPLTYLILLGDGLHNLLGGMAVGAAFIADTRLGITTWLAAAAHEVPQELGDFGILVHGGWSKGRALLFNFLSALTFLLGGLLAWAAAARIDVTFLLPFAAGNFLYIAASDLIPEVKTDSGARAGLTHLTAFGAGIALMYLLRVTLGG is encoded by the coding sequence ATGAACACGCTCGCATGGATCGTCGTGAGCGGGCTCGCCATGAGCCTGATCGCCCTGACGGGCAGCATCACCCTGCTGCTGCGGCCGCGGACGCTTCAGCGCATCCTGCTGCCGCTCGTTGCGTTCGCCGCCGGCACTCTCCTCGGCGGCGCGCTCCTGCACATGCTGCCCGAGACACTCGCTCGAACGGGTCCCGTCACGCCCGTATTCATGTGGCTGATCGGGGGCTTTACCGCGTTCTTCGCGCTCGAACAGTTCCTGCACTGGCACCACTCGCACGGTGACGGTCAACGGCGCGAGAAACCGCTCACCTATCTCATCCTGCTCGGCGACGGACTGCATAACCTCCTCGGTGGCATGGCCGTCGGTGCGGCGTTCATCGCCGACACCCGCCTCGGCATCACGACCTGGCTCGCGGCCGCCGCCCACGAGGTGCCCCAGGAGCTCGGGGACTTCGGCATACTCGTGCACGGCGGCTGGTCGAAGGGACGGGCGCTCCTCTTCAACTTCCTTTCGGCCCTGACGTTCCTGCTCGGCGGGCTCCTCGCCTGGGCCGCCGCGGCCCGCATCGACGTCACGTTCCTGCTGCCGTTCGCGGCCGGTAACTTCCTCTACATCGCCGCGTCGGACCTCATCCCTGAGGTCAAGACGGACAGCGGCGCACGCGCGGGACTGACACACCTGACCGCATTCGGGGCCGGCATCGCGCTGATGTATCTCCTGCGCGTGACACTCGGCGGCTGA
- a CDS encoding SDR family NAD(P)-dependent oxidoreductase, which yields MKPDQKVILVTGSTDGLGREVARRLAAGGAHVIVHGRNVERGEALVAEIEAAGSGSARFLAADLASLDAVRALAETILNDYDRLDVLVNNAGIWLNRSDERQLSADGHELHFAVNYLAGYALTRLLLPRLRESAPARIVNVASAAQRPIDFDDPMMEDGYSAGRGYAQSKLAQVLFTVDLAGELEGSGVIVAALHPATLMDTPMVREAGVTARSTVDEGADAVMHLISGPDITSGAYYDGLRRARAHAQAYDRDAQAMLRRLSRELTGVR from the coding sequence GTGAAACCGGATCAGAAGGTCATCCTCGTTACGGGCTCGACCGACGGGCTCGGCCGTGAAGTCGCACGCCGCCTCGCGGCGGGCGGCGCGCATGTGATCGTGCACGGCCGCAACGTCGAACGCGGCGAGGCACTCGTGGCGGAGATCGAAGCGGCCGGTTCTGGCAGTGCGCGCTTCCTGGCGGCGGATCTCGCATCCCTCGATGCGGTGCGAGCGCTGGCCGAAACGATCCTGAACGACTACGACCGCCTGGATGTGCTGGTGAACAACGCGGGCATCTGGCTCAACCGTTCGGACGAGCGGCAGCTGAGTGCCGACGGTCATGAGCTGCATTTCGCGGTCAATTACCTGGCCGGCTACGCGCTCACACGTCTGCTGCTGCCGCGCCTCCGCGAGAGTGCGCCCGCGCGTATCGTCAATGTCGCGTCAGCCGCTCAGCGTCCGATCGACTTCGATGATCCGATGATGGAAGACGGATATTCCGCCGGACGCGGGTACGCGCAGAGCAAGCTCGCCCAGGTGCTTTTCACCGTGGATCTGGCTGGTGAGCTGGAGGGCAGCGGCGTGATCGTCGCAGCACTCCATCCGGCGACACTGATGGACACGCCCATGGTGCGCGAAGCGGGCGTCACCGCGCGCAGCACCGTCGATGAGGGCGCGGACGCCGTGATGCACCTCATCAGCGGACCGGACATCACGAGCGGTGCGTATTATGATGGACTGCGACGCGCGCGTGCACACGCGCAGGCGTATGATCGCGACGCACAAGCCATGCTGCGGCGGCTGAGCCGGGAGCTGACCGGCGTCCGCTGA